One Spodoptera frugiperda isolate SF20-4 chromosome 30, AGI-APGP_CSIRO_Sfru_2.0, whole genome shotgun sequence genomic window carries:
- the LOC118269771 gene encoding uncharacterized protein LOC118269771 isoform X3, giving the protein MRQVMMSNVAANNHAPIIEADLEEALELAGTGRYHVVHNLVMLATLFASILEMVGIAFVLPAAACDLDIPDYLKGILTSLPNIGIILTAPFWGRAADSLGRKPVLLGSLIVSGVTAFIAAFMPSLITFALFKLASSLFLSCPSSLGYAYVSEMLPRKRRDFAVLVTNGLINLLTVLSPGLAWLILPYDWVYQFGTIEFRPWRLLTAVYAFPLLLAALCLLVADESPKFLMTKGKDKEALAVVRKIYCANSGLHEDSYCVKSLKIPCDINDSEQRGSGCALAPKTKSESAFALLRPPHLKWFALTGFLMFGLFSFLNGLFLFAPDTINKVMNSNETSGTVCELMDVSDNSTSSEECMDSMSYHTFYIMVVTTIVYGVLVTAGSMSPLSKKTLLVSMFCVVGVGCLIAGLSTNRILAGVAMSSLQLTALGIGPLTAYVVHLFPTTLRGTAVGAVLMFGRLGSVVGANVAGVSLSAACTLTFYGFAFLVFLCAGLSFLLPSTDQTTKPQEAGADS; this is encoded by the exons ATGCGTCAGGTGATGATGTCGAATGTGGCTGCAAATAATCACGCGCCGATCATCGAGGCGGATCTCGAAGAAGCTTTGGAGTTAGCTG GCACGGGCAGATACCATGTGGTCCACAATCTGGTGATGCTGGCCACACTCTTCGCTTCCATCCTGGAGATGGTGGGCATCGCCTTCGTACTGCCGGCTGCAGCATGCGACCTGGATATACCAGACTATTTGAAGGGAATACTGACTTCTTTGCCAAATATAG GTATAATACTAACAGCTCCGTTCTGGGGCCGCGCAGCAGACTCTCTAGGCAGAAAGCCGGTACTCCTCGGCTCCCTGATAGTGTCGGGAGTCACCGCCTTCATCGCAGCGTTCATGCCTTCGCTGATCACCTTCGCGCTGTTCAAGCTCGCTTCCTCATTATT CTTATCCTGCCCATCGTCTTTGGGCTACGCGTACGTTTCCGAGATGTTGCCACGCAAACGACGAGACTTTGCAGTTCTAGTTACAAACGGACTCATCAACTTATTGACGGTATTGAGCCCTG GTCTAGCCTGGTTAATCCTGCCCTACGACTGGGTGTACCAGTTTGGCACCATAGAGTTTCGACCATGGCGTCTGCTGACAGCTGTGTACGCCTTCCCACTACTGCTTGCTGCACTCTGCCTGCTTGTAGCTGATGAGAGCCCCAAGTTCCTCATGACCAAAGGCAAGGATAAGGAGGCTTTGGCAGTCGTCAGGAAGATCTACTGTGCGAACTCTGGGTTACATGAAGATAGCTATTGT GTAAAATCACTAAAGATACCATGTGACATCAATGACTCTGAGCAGCGCGGCTCGGGCTGTGCGCTGGCGCCGAAGACAAAATCAGAGTCTGCGTTTGCGCTGCTTCGGCCTCCGCACTTGAAGTGGTTCGCGCTCACCGGGTTCCTCATGTTCGGCCTGTTTTCATT CTTAAACGGCCTGTTCCTGTTCGCGCCAGACACAATCAATAAAGTGATGAACAGCAATGAAACGAGCGGCACAGTCTGCGAACTTATGGACGTGTCTGACAATTCT ACCTCATCAGAAGAATGCATGGACTCGATGTCGTACCACACGTTCTACATCATGGTGGTGACGACCATCGTGTACGGGGTGCTGGTCACCGCCGGCAGCATGAGCCCGCTCTCCAAGAAGACACTCCTCGTCTCCATGTTCTGTGTGGTTGGAGTCGGCTGCCTGATTGCTGGACTGTCCACTAATAG AATCTTGGCTGGAGTGGCGATGTCATCGTTGCAGCTGACAGCGCTGGGCATCGGGCCCCTCACAGCATACGTGGTGCACCTCTTCCCCACCACACTCAG GGGTACGGCAGTGGGTGCAGTGCTGATGTTCGGGCGACTAGGGTCCGTGGTGGGCGCCAACGTGGCCGGCGTCTCGCTCAGCGCTGCTTGCACGCTCACATTCTATGGATTCGCCTTTCTAGTCTTTT TATGCGCGGGGCTCAGCTTTCTCCTACCATCAACAGACCAAACGACGAAGCCACAGGAAGCAGGCGCAGACAGCTGA
- the LOC118269942 gene encoding synaptic vesicle glycoprotein 2C-like isoform X1 produces the protein MAADRNYEYDIVQDVELQEIEMAMNGSSDKNGMKVDKTAASLDDAMLLSGFGIYNISHMLMSGVILLGMIMQSLALGYILPAAQCDLDLTLQQRGWLSAIPFLAIILTSYFWGWLADTQGRRPVMLFSMMISAVFSAFASFAPDVISFGVLVFLSAIFMSGSSAVVYTYLGEFNNLRHRDKMVAFGSSFVGIGTVILPCVSWLILPLEFAYPISILGIEYRPWRLLVVACAIPFALGSVLLAFAPESPKFLFATGNYDAALEVVKRIYHRNTKKDVESFPIKSLIVDQQTAKTSNVRGLAAIWTSMKEQTVPLFQRPLLAWTALTCFVQFGIFATTNGFYVWFPSILNSLAHHEGGESRICDVLDAGRDAVSNGTMVCDDTIHTSTFERSIYIGLVFSSMYIIVGFLVDYVGKKPILVVILGITGICGICAHVAYNQQLAVVLFAVFQMSGACIGLMNAVAVELFPTKYRAMAICLSMMMGRVGSMVGSNLIGLFLEVNCGAGFYLFGSIIIVNSLFCLTLPNKKRIPHKKIVVESSTQNETHEPV, from the exons ATGGCGGCAGACAGAAACTATGAATATGACATCGTACAAGATGTTGAG TTACAAGAAATCGAGATGGCGATGAACGGATCCTCGGACAAGAATGGGATGAAGGTGGATAAAACAGCCGCCTCGCTCGATGACGCCATGCTGTTATCGG GTTTCGGCATATACAACATATCGCACATGTTGATGTCTGGCGTGATCCTCCTGGGCATGATCATGCAGAGTCTGGCGCTAGGCTACATCTTGCCCGCTGCGCAGTGTGACCTGGATCTGACGCTGCAGCAGCGAGGGTGGCTGTCTGCTATACCTTTCTTAG CTATAATCCTGACATCATACTTCTGGGGCTGGCTGGCAGACACGCAGGGCAGGAGGCCAGTCATGCTGTTCTCCATGATGATATCTGCCGTGTTCTCCGCGTTCGCCAGCTTCGCGCCTGACGTCATCTCCTTCGGGGTCCTGGTCTTTCTGTCCGCCATTTT TATGTCAGGATCATCAGCCGTAGTGTACACGTACCTGGGCGAGTTCAACAACCTGCGGCATAGGGACAAGATGGTCGCCTTCGGATCCTCCTTCGTCGGGATCGGCACCGTCATCCTGCCAT GTGTATCCTGGCTAATTTTACCTCTGGAGTTTGCCTACCCAATCTCCATCCTGGGCATCGAGTACCGACCCTGGCGTCTACTAGTCGTGGCCTGTGCGATCCCCTTCGCTCTGGGTTCCGTACTCCTCGCCTTTGCACCGGAAAGTCCCAAGTTCCTGTTCGCGACTGGCAACTATGATGCTGCCTTGGAAGTGGTGAAGAGGATCTACCATAGAAACACCAAGAAAGATGTTGAAAGTTTTcct ATAAAGTCCCTGATAGTAGACCAGCAAACAGCCAAGACCTCGAACGTGCGAGGTCTGGCAGCCATCTGGACCTCGATGAAGGAGCAGACAGTTCCTCTGTTCCAGCGCCCTCTCCTCGCGTGGACTGCACTCACCTGCTTCGTGCAGTTTGGGATCTTTGCCAC AACGAACGGTTTCTACGTGTGGTTCCCGTCGATCCTGAACTCGCTGGCGCATCATGAGGGAGGAGAGTCCAGGATCTGTGACGTACTGGACGCTGGACGAGATGCTGTCTCCAATGGAACTATG GTATGCGACGACACAATCCACACATCGACGTTCGAGCGTTCGATCTACATCGGGCTGGTGTTCTCCTCCATGTACATCATCGTGGGCTTCCTCGTGGACTACGTGGGCAAGAAGCCCATCCTGGTGGTGATCCTGGGCATCACGGGCATCTGTGGGATCTGTGCCCACGTCGCCTACAACCAGCAACTGGCCGTGGTCCTGTTCGCCGTGTTCCAGATGTCGGGCGCCTGTATCGGACTCATGAACGCTGTGGCTGTTGAGCTGTTCCCTACTAAATATCG AGCTATGGCGATCTGCCTATCAATGATGATGGGCCGAGTGGGGTCCATGGTGGGCTCCAACCTCATCGGCCTGTTCCTTGAGGTCAACTGCGGCGCCGGGTTCTATCTGTTCGGCTCCATTATTATAG TAAACTCCCTCTTCTGCCTCACACTACCAAACAAGAAGAGGATACCACACAAGAAGATCGTAGTAGAGTCGTCCACACAGAACGAGACCCACGAACCGGTATGA
- the LOC118269942 gene encoding synaptic vesicle glycoprotein 2C-like isoform X2, giving the protein MKVSVETVKLQEIEMAMNGSSDKNGMKVDKTAASLDDAMLLSGFGIYNISHMLMSGVILLGMIMQSLALGYILPAAQCDLDLTLQQRGWLSAIPFLAIILTSYFWGWLADTQGRRPVMLFSMMISAVFSAFASFAPDVISFGVLVFLSAIFMSGSSAVVYTYLGEFNNLRHRDKMVAFGSSFVGIGTVILPCVSWLILPLEFAYPISILGIEYRPWRLLVVACAIPFALGSVLLAFAPESPKFLFATGNYDAALEVVKRIYHRNTKKDVESFPIKSLIVDQQTAKTSNVRGLAAIWTSMKEQTVPLFQRPLLAWTALTCFVQFGIFATTNGFYVWFPSILNSLAHHEGGESRICDVLDAGRDAVSNGTMVCDDTIHTSTFERSIYIGLVFSSMYIIVGFLVDYVGKKPILVVILGITGICGICAHVAYNQQLAVVLFAVFQMSGACIGLMNAVAVELFPTKYRAMAICLSMMMGRVGSMVGSNLIGLFLEVNCGAGFYLFGSIIIVNSLFCLTLPNKKRIPHKKIVVESSTQNETHEPV; this is encoded by the exons atgaaagtttcTGTGGAGACTGTAAAG TTACAAGAAATCGAGATGGCGATGAACGGATCCTCGGACAAGAATGGGATGAAGGTGGATAAAACAGCCGCCTCGCTCGATGACGCCATGCTGTTATCGG GTTTCGGCATATACAACATATCGCACATGTTGATGTCTGGCGTGATCCTCCTGGGCATGATCATGCAGAGTCTGGCGCTAGGCTACATCTTGCCCGCTGCGCAGTGTGACCTGGATCTGACGCTGCAGCAGCGAGGGTGGCTGTCTGCTATACCTTTCTTAG CTATAATCCTGACATCATACTTCTGGGGCTGGCTGGCAGACACGCAGGGCAGGAGGCCAGTCATGCTGTTCTCCATGATGATATCTGCCGTGTTCTCCGCGTTCGCCAGCTTCGCGCCTGACGTCATCTCCTTCGGGGTCCTGGTCTTTCTGTCCGCCATTTT TATGTCAGGATCATCAGCCGTAGTGTACACGTACCTGGGCGAGTTCAACAACCTGCGGCATAGGGACAAGATGGTCGCCTTCGGATCCTCCTTCGTCGGGATCGGCACCGTCATCCTGCCAT GTGTATCCTGGCTAATTTTACCTCTGGAGTTTGCCTACCCAATCTCCATCCTGGGCATCGAGTACCGACCCTGGCGTCTACTAGTCGTGGCCTGTGCGATCCCCTTCGCTCTGGGTTCCGTACTCCTCGCCTTTGCACCGGAAAGTCCCAAGTTCCTGTTCGCGACTGGCAACTATGATGCTGCCTTGGAAGTGGTGAAGAGGATCTACCATAGAAACACCAAGAAAGATGTTGAAAGTTTTcct ATAAAGTCCCTGATAGTAGACCAGCAAACAGCCAAGACCTCGAACGTGCGAGGTCTGGCAGCCATCTGGACCTCGATGAAGGAGCAGACAGTTCCTCTGTTCCAGCGCCCTCTCCTCGCGTGGACTGCACTCACCTGCTTCGTGCAGTTTGGGATCTTTGCCAC AACGAACGGTTTCTACGTGTGGTTCCCGTCGATCCTGAACTCGCTGGCGCATCATGAGGGAGGAGAGTCCAGGATCTGTGACGTACTGGACGCTGGACGAGATGCTGTCTCCAATGGAACTATG GTATGCGACGACACAATCCACACATCGACGTTCGAGCGTTCGATCTACATCGGGCTGGTGTTCTCCTCCATGTACATCATCGTGGGCTTCCTCGTGGACTACGTGGGCAAGAAGCCCATCCTGGTGGTGATCCTGGGCATCACGGGCATCTGTGGGATCTGTGCCCACGTCGCCTACAACCAGCAACTGGCCGTGGTCCTGTTCGCCGTGTTCCAGATGTCGGGCGCCTGTATCGGACTCATGAACGCTGTGGCTGTTGAGCTGTTCCCTACTAAATATCG AGCTATGGCGATCTGCCTATCAATGATGATGGGCCGAGTGGGGTCCATGGTGGGCTCCAACCTCATCGGCCTGTTCCTTGAGGTCAACTGCGGCGCCGGGTTCTATCTGTTCGGCTCCATTATTATAG TAAACTCCCTCTTCTGCCTCACACTACCAAACAAGAAGAGGATACCACACAAGAAGATCGTAGTAGAGTCGTCCACACAGAACGAGACCCACGAACCGGTATGA
- the LOC118269771 gene encoding uncharacterized protein LOC118269771 isoform X2: MRDEQMRQVMMSNVAANNHAPIIEADLEEALELAGTGRYHVVHNLVMLATLFASILEMVGIAFVLPAAACDLDIPDYLKGILTSLPNIGIILTAPFWGRAADSLGRKPVLLGSLIVSGVTAFIAAFMPSLITFALFKLASSLFLSCPSSLGYAYVSEMLPRKRRDFAVLVTNGLINLLTVLSPGLAWLILPYDWVYQFGTIEFRPWRLLTAVYAFPLLLAALCLLVADESPKFLMTKGKDKEALAVVRKIYCANSGLHEDSYCVKSLKIPCDINDSEQRGSGCALAPKTKSESAFALLRPPHLKWFALTGFLMFGLFSFLNGLFLFAPDTINKVMNSNETSGTVCELMDVSDNSTSSEECMDSMSYHTFYIMVVTTIVYGVLVTAGSMSPLSKKTLLVSMFCVVGVGCLIAGLSTNRILAGVAMSSLQLTALGIGPLTAYVVHLFPTTLRGTAVGAVLMFGRLGSVVGANVAGVSLSAACTLTFYGFAFLVFLCAGLSFLLPSTDQTTKPQEAGADS; the protein is encoded by the exons GGACGAGCAAATGCGTCAGGTGATGATGTCGAATGTGGCTGCAAATAATCACGCGCCGATCATCGAGGCGGATCTCGAAGAAGCTTTGGAGTTAGCTG GCACGGGCAGATACCATGTGGTCCACAATCTGGTGATGCTGGCCACACTCTTCGCTTCCATCCTGGAGATGGTGGGCATCGCCTTCGTACTGCCGGCTGCAGCATGCGACCTGGATATACCAGACTATTTGAAGGGAATACTGACTTCTTTGCCAAATATAG GTATAATACTAACAGCTCCGTTCTGGGGCCGCGCAGCAGACTCTCTAGGCAGAAAGCCGGTACTCCTCGGCTCCCTGATAGTGTCGGGAGTCACCGCCTTCATCGCAGCGTTCATGCCTTCGCTGATCACCTTCGCGCTGTTCAAGCTCGCTTCCTCATTATT CTTATCCTGCCCATCGTCTTTGGGCTACGCGTACGTTTCCGAGATGTTGCCACGCAAACGACGAGACTTTGCAGTTCTAGTTACAAACGGACTCATCAACTTATTGACGGTATTGAGCCCTG GTCTAGCCTGGTTAATCCTGCCCTACGACTGGGTGTACCAGTTTGGCACCATAGAGTTTCGACCATGGCGTCTGCTGACAGCTGTGTACGCCTTCCCACTACTGCTTGCTGCACTCTGCCTGCTTGTAGCTGATGAGAGCCCCAAGTTCCTCATGACCAAAGGCAAGGATAAGGAGGCTTTGGCAGTCGTCAGGAAGATCTACTGTGCGAACTCTGGGTTACATGAAGATAGCTATTGT GTAAAATCACTAAAGATACCATGTGACATCAATGACTCTGAGCAGCGCGGCTCGGGCTGTGCGCTGGCGCCGAAGACAAAATCAGAGTCTGCGTTTGCGCTGCTTCGGCCTCCGCACTTGAAGTGGTTCGCGCTCACCGGGTTCCTCATGTTCGGCCTGTTTTCATT CTTAAACGGCCTGTTCCTGTTCGCGCCAGACACAATCAATAAAGTGATGAACAGCAATGAAACGAGCGGCACAGTCTGCGAACTTATGGACGTGTCTGACAATTCT ACCTCATCAGAAGAATGCATGGACTCGATGTCGTACCACACGTTCTACATCATGGTGGTGACGACCATCGTGTACGGGGTGCTGGTCACCGCCGGCAGCATGAGCCCGCTCTCCAAGAAGACACTCCTCGTCTCCATGTTCTGTGTGGTTGGAGTCGGCTGCCTGATTGCTGGACTGTCCACTAATAG AATCTTGGCTGGAGTGGCGATGTCATCGTTGCAGCTGACAGCGCTGGGCATCGGGCCCCTCACAGCATACGTGGTGCACCTCTTCCCCACCACACTCAG GGGTACGGCAGTGGGTGCAGTGCTGATGTTCGGGCGACTAGGGTCCGTGGTGGGCGCCAACGTGGCCGGCGTCTCGCTCAGCGCTGCTTGCACGCTCACATTCTATGGATTCGCCTTTCTAGTCTTTT TATGCGCGGGGCTCAGCTTTCTCCTACCATCAACAGACCAAACGACGAAGCCACAGGAAGCAGGCGCAGACAGCTGA
- the LOC118269771 gene encoding uncharacterized protein LOC118269771 isoform X1 gives MYYGRKRTNFLFANLVKRDEQMRQVMMSNVAANNHAPIIEADLEEALELAGTGRYHVVHNLVMLATLFASILEMVGIAFVLPAAACDLDIPDYLKGILTSLPNIGIILTAPFWGRAADSLGRKPVLLGSLIVSGVTAFIAAFMPSLITFALFKLASSLFLSCPSSLGYAYVSEMLPRKRRDFAVLVTNGLINLLTVLSPGLAWLILPYDWVYQFGTIEFRPWRLLTAVYAFPLLLAALCLLVADESPKFLMTKGKDKEALAVVRKIYCANSGLHEDSYCVKSLKIPCDINDSEQRGSGCALAPKTKSESAFALLRPPHLKWFALTGFLMFGLFSFLNGLFLFAPDTINKVMNSNETSGTVCELMDVSDNSTSSEECMDSMSYHTFYIMVVTTIVYGVLVTAGSMSPLSKKTLLVSMFCVVGVGCLIAGLSTNRILAGVAMSSLQLTALGIGPLTAYVVHLFPTTLRGTAVGAVLMFGRLGSVVGANVAGVSLSAACTLTFYGFAFLVFLCAGLSFLLPSTDQTTKPQEAGADS, from the exons ATGTACTACGGAAGGAAGAGGACGAATTTTCTATTCGCGAATCTTGTGAAAAG GGACGAGCAAATGCGTCAGGTGATGATGTCGAATGTGGCTGCAAATAATCACGCGCCGATCATCGAGGCGGATCTCGAAGAAGCTTTGGAGTTAGCTG GCACGGGCAGATACCATGTGGTCCACAATCTGGTGATGCTGGCCACACTCTTCGCTTCCATCCTGGAGATGGTGGGCATCGCCTTCGTACTGCCGGCTGCAGCATGCGACCTGGATATACCAGACTATTTGAAGGGAATACTGACTTCTTTGCCAAATATAG GTATAATACTAACAGCTCCGTTCTGGGGCCGCGCAGCAGACTCTCTAGGCAGAAAGCCGGTACTCCTCGGCTCCCTGATAGTGTCGGGAGTCACCGCCTTCATCGCAGCGTTCATGCCTTCGCTGATCACCTTCGCGCTGTTCAAGCTCGCTTCCTCATTATT CTTATCCTGCCCATCGTCTTTGGGCTACGCGTACGTTTCCGAGATGTTGCCACGCAAACGACGAGACTTTGCAGTTCTAGTTACAAACGGACTCATCAACTTATTGACGGTATTGAGCCCTG GTCTAGCCTGGTTAATCCTGCCCTACGACTGGGTGTACCAGTTTGGCACCATAGAGTTTCGACCATGGCGTCTGCTGACAGCTGTGTACGCCTTCCCACTACTGCTTGCTGCACTCTGCCTGCTTGTAGCTGATGAGAGCCCCAAGTTCCTCATGACCAAAGGCAAGGATAAGGAGGCTTTGGCAGTCGTCAGGAAGATCTACTGTGCGAACTCTGGGTTACATGAAGATAGCTATTGT GTAAAATCACTAAAGATACCATGTGACATCAATGACTCTGAGCAGCGCGGCTCGGGCTGTGCGCTGGCGCCGAAGACAAAATCAGAGTCTGCGTTTGCGCTGCTTCGGCCTCCGCACTTGAAGTGGTTCGCGCTCACCGGGTTCCTCATGTTCGGCCTGTTTTCATT CTTAAACGGCCTGTTCCTGTTCGCGCCAGACACAATCAATAAAGTGATGAACAGCAATGAAACGAGCGGCACAGTCTGCGAACTTATGGACGTGTCTGACAATTCT ACCTCATCAGAAGAATGCATGGACTCGATGTCGTACCACACGTTCTACATCATGGTGGTGACGACCATCGTGTACGGGGTGCTGGTCACCGCCGGCAGCATGAGCCCGCTCTCCAAGAAGACACTCCTCGTCTCCATGTTCTGTGTGGTTGGAGTCGGCTGCCTGATTGCTGGACTGTCCACTAATAG AATCTTGGCTGGAGTGGCGATGTCATCGTTGCAGCTGACAGCGCTGGGCATCGGGCCCCTCACAGCATACGTGGTGCACCTCTTCCCCACCACACTCAG GGGTACGGCAGTGGGTGCAGTGCTGATGTTCGGGCGACTAGGGTCCGTGGTGGGCGCCAACGTGGCCGGCGTCTCGCTCAGCGCTGCTTGCACGCTCACATTCTATGGATTCGCCTTTCTAGTCTTTT TATGCGCGGGGCTCAGCTTTCTCCTACCATCAACAGACCAAACGACGAAGCCACAGGAAGCAGGCGCAGACAGCTGA
- the LOC118269942 gene encoding synaptic vesicle glycoprotein 2C-like isoform X3, translated as MAMNGSSDKNGMKVDKTAASLDDAMLLSGFGIYNISHMLMSGVILLGMIMQSLALGYILPAAQCDLDLTLQQRGWLSAIPFLAIILTSYFWGWLADTQGRRPVMLFSMMISAVFSAFASFAPDVISFGVLVFLSAIFMSGSSAVVYTYLGEFNNLRHRDKMVAFGSSFVGIGTVILPCVSWLILPLEFAYPISILGIEYRPWRLLVVACAIPFALGSVLLAFAPESPKFLFATGNYDAALEVVKRIYHRNTKKDVESFPIKSLIVDQQTAKTSNVRGLAAIWTSMKEQTVPLFQRPLLAWTALTCFVQFGIFATTNGFYVWFPSILNSLAHHEGGESRICDVLDAGRDAVSNGTMVCDDTIHTSTFERSIYIGLVFSSMYIIVGFLVDYVGKKPILVVILGITGICGICAHVAYNQQLAVVLFAVFQMSGACIGLMNAVAVELFPTKYRAMAICLSMMMGRVGSMVGSNLIGLFLEVNCGAGFYLFGSIIIVNSLFCLTLPNKKRIPHKKIVVESSTQNETHEPV; from the exons ATGGCGATGAACGGATCCTCGGACAAGAATGGGATGAAGGTGGATAAAACAGCCGCCTCGCTCGATGACGCCATGCTGTTATCGG GTTTCGGCATATACAACATATCGCACATGTTGATGTCTGGCGTGATCCTCCTGGGCATGATCATGCAGAGTCTGGCGCTAGGCTACATCTTGCCCGCTGCGCAGTGTGACCTGGATCTGACGCTGCAGCAGCGAGGGTGGCTGTCTGCTATACCTTTCTTAG CTATAATCCTGACATCATACTTCTGGGGCTGGCTGGCAGACACGCAGGGCAGGAGGCCAGTCATGCTGTTCTCCATGATGATATCTGCCGTGTTCTCCGCGTTCGCCAGCTTCGCGCCTGACGTCATCTCCTTCGGGGTCCTGGTCTTTCTGTCCGCCATTTT TATGTCAGGATCATCAGCCGTAGTGTACACGTACCTGGGCGAGTTCAACAACCTGCGGCATAGGGACAAGATGGTCGCCTTCGGATCCTCCTTCGTCGGGATCGGCACCGTCATCCTGCCAT GTGTATCCTGGCTAATTTTACCTCTGGAGTTTGCCTACCCAATCTCCATCCTGGGCATCGAGTACCGACCCTGGCGTCTACTAGTCGTGGCCTGTGCGATCCCCTTCGCTCTGGGTTCCGTACTCCTCGCCTTTGCACCGGAAAGTCCCAAGTTCCTGTTCGCGACTGGCAACTATGATGCTGCCTTGGAAGTGGTGAAGAGGATCTACCATAGAAACACCAAGAAAGATGTTGAAAGTTTTcct ATAAAGTCCCTGATAGTAGACCAGCAAACAGCCAAGACCTCGAACGTGCGAGGTCTGGCAGCCATCTGGACCTCGATGAAGGAGCAGACAGTTCCTCTGTTCCAGCGCCCTCTCCTCGCGTGGACTGCACTCACCTGCTTCGTGCAGTTTGGGATCTTTGCCAC AACGAACGGTTTCTACGTGTGGTTCCCGTCGATCCTGAACTCGCTGGCGCATCATGAGGGAGGAGAGTCCAGGATCTGTGACGTACTGGACGCTGGACGAGATGCTGTCTCCAATGGAACTATG GTATGCGACGACACAATCCACACATCGACGTTCGAGCGTTCGATCTACATCGGGCTGGTGTTCTCCTCCATGTACATCATCGTGGGCTTCCTCGTGGACTACGTGGGCAAGAAGCCCATCCTGGTGGTGATCCTGGGCATCACGGGCATCTGTGGGATCTGTGCCCACGTCGCCTACAACCAGCAACTGGCCGTGGTCCTGTTCGCCGTGTTCCAGATGTCGGGCGCCTGTATCGGACTCATGAACGCTGTGGCTGTTGAGCTGTTCCCTACTAAATATCG AGCTATGGCGATCTGCCTATCAATGATGATGGGCCGAGTGGGGTCCATGGTGGGCTCCAACCTCATCGGCCTGTTCCTTGAGGTCAACTGCGGCGCCGGGTTCTATCTGTTCGGCTCCATTATTATAG TAAACTCCCTCTTCTGCCTCACACTACCAAACAAGAAGAGGATACCACACAAGAAGATCGTAGTAGAGTCGTCCACACAGAACGAGACCCACGAACCGGTATGA